The proteins below are encoded in one region of Rana temporaria chromosome 2, aRanTem1.1, whole genome shotgun sequence:
- the LOC120927434 gene encoding ras-related protein Rab-2A-like, translated as MITIDGKQIKLQIWDTAGQESFRSITRSYYRGAAGALLVYDITRRDTFNHLTTWLEDARQHSNSNMVIMLIANKSDLESRREVKKEEGEAFAREHGLIFMETSAKTASNVEEAFINTAKEIYEKIQEGVFDINNEANGIKIGPQHSTPGSPGSHMGGQQAGGGCC; from the coding sequence ATGATTACAATTGACGGCAAGCAGATAAAGCTTCAGATTTGGGACACAGCAGGTCAGGAATCATTTCGTTCAATCACACGATCATATTACAGAGGAGCAGCTGGTGCATTATTAGTCTATGATATCACAAGGAGAGACACATTTAACCATCTAACAACTTGGCTGGAAGATGCTCGCCAACATTCAAATTCCAATATGGTGATCATGTTAATTGCCAACAAAAGTGATTTGGAATCAAGGAGAGAAGTaaagaaagaagagggagaagcATTTGCCAGGGAACACGGCCTTATTTTTATGGAGACCTCAGCAAAGACTGCCTCAAATGTGGAGGAGGCATTTATTAATACAGCAAAAGAAATTTATGAAAAAATCCAGGAAGGAGTATTCGACATAAACAATGAGGCAAACGGCATTAAAATCGGACCACAACATTCAACGCCTGGATCACCTGGGTCTCATATGGGAGGACAGCAAGCTGGAGGCGGGTGCTGTTGA